The Theropithecus gelada isolate Dixy chromosome X, Tgel_1.0, whole genome shotgun sequence genome includes a window with the following:
- the LOC112615383 gene encoding 60S ribosomal protein L29-like has product MAKSKNHTTHNQSRKWHRNGIKKPRSQRYESLKGVDPKFLRNMRFAKKHNKKGLKKMQANNAEAMSARAEAVKALVKPKEIKPKIPKGVSRKLDRLAYIAHPKLGKRARARIAKGLRLCRPKAKAKAKDQTKAQAAAPASIPAQAPKGAQATTKATE; this is encoded by the coding sequence ATGGCCAAGTCCAAgaaccacaccacacacaaccaGTCCCGAAAATGGCACAGAAATGGTATCAAGAAACCCCGATCACAAAGATACGAATCTCTTAAGGGGGTGGACCCCAAGTTCCTGAGGAACATGCGCTTTGCCAAGAAGCACAACAAGAAGGGCCTAAAGAAGATGCAGGCCAACAATGCCGAGGCCATGAGTGCACGTGCCGAGGCTGTCAAGGCCCTCGTAAAGCCCAAGGAGATTAAGCCCAAGATCCCAAAGGGTGTCAGCCGCAAGCTTGATCGACTTGCCTACATTGCCCACCCCAAGCTTGGGAAGCGTGCTCGTGCTCGCATTGCCAAGGGGCTCCGGCTGTGCCGGCCaaaggccaaggccaaggccaaggaTCAAACCAAGGCCCAGGCTGCAGCTCCAGCTTCAATTCCAGCTCAGGCTCCCAAAGGTGCCCAGGCCACTACAAAGGCTACAGAGTAG